The genomic DNA CCTTGCTCCAAGGGGGTTAAAATCGGAAAACCGTTACCAGGGAAAGGATTGGCTGTTCAGACAGAGGCTTTCCCATGAGTGTCAACGACACTCACCGAAAAAGGCAATGCCGTCTGCGATAGCAAGGAAGGTTTTGACATCGCCTTCGTCGTATTCCTGTACTTCGTAATAGCGGACGTGCCCGCCTTCCCCGCTATCTGCAAGAGCCTTGAAACCCCATGAGGCGGAACCTTCGTTTAGCAGGGTCACATTGCTGAAGCTCGTGTTTCCAATCACCGGATGAATTACACGGCCCGTTATCCGGTCGATAGCGACGGTCGTCTCCATAGCCTTTTCACCAACCCATTCTCGATTCTCGGTATTTGTGCCAGGAATTTTGAAGTTGGTGAACTGGCAAATGTAGCTGGACGGCCCAGCCGCGAGGCCGTGCGGGGCGACCAAAAAAAGGCCAAGAAGCAAAAGGAGCGTAATTACGTAACTACGCATTTGCGCGCTTAAGGTATTCCGCAAGGGCGACCTCCAAAATTGCTTGGTGCGTTTGGTCAGTTTCGGCAGCATGAAGCCTCAGGCGCTTGTAGGTCTCGCCATCGAGGGCAAGTGTCAGCCGCTTCTCGCCCGGTCGCTTCGCCGATTTCTTGTCCGCCGGAGCTGCGCCCTGCCCTGCCCCGCGTTGCGGTATCCCGGTATCCGTTGGGCGGCTTTCGGTGTTCAACAGGCCATCGAGGGCCACGGGTTTCTTAGCCATTCAGAATCCCTTTCACGTAATCCCATACGGCGGCAATCTCTGCCCCCGCCTTGTCGTCGGTTGTCTCAGATATCCCTTGGCCGGTCGCGCCGGTCTCAGCATAGGCGACACGTTGAGCGATATTCACCGGGGCAACCCTGCCATGCTGCGCCAAGACGCGGGCCGCTTCTTCTGTGATCCGCGCACGCGGCGTTTGAGACAGGGCAAAGGCGAACGGAACATTCGCAGCGTTCACGGCGGCTGTGGTCGCGCCCACGGCCCGCAGGTCGTCAGGGGAAGGCCGAACTGGGATCAACACCAGGTCAGCCGCGCCAAGCGCCTCAGATAGCCATTCTGGGGCCGCTGGTGGCGTGTCGATTATGCAGAGGTCGAATTGCGCCTTGGCCGCTTCCAGTGTGGCGCGTAGCGCGTGAGGGGCCGGGTCACGGTCCAGCATTGCCGGGGTTTCAGCTTCGCGGCTTTCCCACCATCCTCTGAGTGAGCCTTGCGGGTCCAGATCGAGGCAAAGCACCTTCTGGCCATCGAGAGAGGCGGCAACAGACAGGTTGCGGGCCAGCGTCGTTTTGCCAGCCCCGCCTTTCTGAGCAGCTATAAGG from Paracoccus sediminicola includes the following:
- a CDS encoding ribbon-helix-helix protein, CopG family encodes the protein MAKKPVALDGLLNTESRPTDTGIPQRGAGQGAAPADKKSAKRPGEKRLTLALDGETYKRLRLHAAETDQTHQAILEVALAEYLKRANA
- a CDS encoding ParA family protein, which produces MKTILIAAQKGGAGKTTLARNLSVAASLDGQKVLCLDLDPQGSLRGWWESREAETPAMLDRDPAPHALRATLEAAKAQFDLCIIDTPPAAPEWLSEALGAADLVLIPVRPSPDDLRAVGATTAAVNAANVPFAFALSQTPRARITEEAARVLAQHGRVAPVNIAQRVAYAETGATGQGISETTDDKAGAEIAAVWDYVKGILNG